The following DNA comes from Corynebacterium atrinae.
TCGAGTTTCGCGTGGTTACGGGGTCATACCCGCCCGGATGCCATGGGCCACACTTGCTTAGCCGGGATAGCGTCATGACAACGCCGGTGGCGGCCCCGTGGCGTGAAACAGCCTCTAAAGCGTAGGCGCTGCACGTTGGTTCGAATCGGCAGGACGACCCCATCTTAAGGGGCGAAAGATAGTTTTGGTAGAAACGCACTGCTGCAGTGAGCCCGCGGGCGATCAATCCCCGCGGTACTGGCAGGTCCTCATCCATGTCCCACTCCCAGTTTCTTCAGCGCTTTGTTCAGGTCGCTGTCAAGCTCGCTTGACGACGCCGTCCCTGCCGCCGGCAGGGCACGAATCACCAGGTCAGTGGGCTTTGGGAGAGACCCAAAGCGTGAAACACAGATATGCCGAAGCCGCCGAGAAGTACGGTGACGGATCACCGCGTTCCCGACGGCCTTGGACACAATAAGCCCGACGCGGGGACCGCCCTGGAGGGCAATGTCCGCGTCGGGCATGCTGGAGCGATCCACCAGGTGGACCACAACGGTGCGGGTTCCTGCACGGCGTCCACGCTTGATCGTCCGGCTAAAGTCAGACGGCGACGTGA
Coding sequences within:
- the yidD gene encoding membrane protein insertion efficiency factor YidD, with amino-acid sequence MDEDLPVPRGLIARGLTAAVRFYQNYLSPLKMGSSCRFEPTCSAYALEAVSRHGAATGVVMTLSRLSKCGPWHPGGYDPVTTRNSTPTDIKEF
- the rnpA gene encoding ribonuclease P protein component, producing the protein MLPQQQKFTSPSDFSRTIKRGRRAGTRTVVVHLVDRSSMPDADIALQGGPRVGLIVSKAVGNAVIRHRTSRRLRHICVSRFGSLPKPTDLVIRALPAAGTASSSELDSDLNKALKKLGVGHG